The DNA sequence TTTCGATGTATCGCTCTGCCTGGAACCACCTAGTTTACAAGCAGAACTTAATCGATTTAAGGAGATTCAAAAACATCCACAGCTGCTGCTGCAAACACTTTTTCAGATGGAAAATCAAAAGCCACGGCAGGTGATTCAGAGCTATTCCCTGCAATGACCTCCAACAGatgatttttagattttcttcAAGGTGGAAGATCTAAGGTTGCCAATCAAGAAAAACGAACATGAAGCGATCGAAATTGTTGCCAACAAGAATCACAATGAATCAAATTCGTTAGTCTGTTACATTTGTGGCAACTTGCTTCGTAGGAGTAGCATGTACGCTCATTTAAAAGGTCACAACGGATGTACTTATGCGTGTACCATTGACCAGTGCAGTTCTGTCTACAAATCGAAACAAAGTTTGACGAAACACCAACTTGTTCACCGTTAGTACTTACAATTATTCTCTCACTCTCTCGAGCGCTAAACTGACTCTTTCTTTCGGATACATAGACTTGAAGAGGACAACTAATAGTGGAAAAAATGAACGCCGGATATCATCGGCTGATCAAGTTGAGAATGGTAAGCGTTTTGATCGTCCCAGAAATTTACTTgagaccaaaaaaattctctcttCAAAGGCAAGAAATCACACATTTGTGTGCGGGAAGTGTTTTCTATCAAAATCTGCGATTTTGGAGCATATAAGAATACACACTGGTCAGAATTTACTTTCTTGAATATATTCGGTGGGCAGCTTTCGACACAACGTTTAATACGTATGGAGAAACCCACAAACTGTCGAATGGGATTAATTCAGTATCCACCAAAGACTGTGTGTCGATAGCTAATTCCTACCGACAGTAGCTCCCAACCTgatgaaac is a window from the Bradysia coprophila strain Holo2 unplaced genomic scaffold, BU_Bcop_v1 contig_94, whole genome shotgun sequence genome containing:
- the LOC119085028 gene encoding uncharacterized protein LOC119085028 isoform X2 — protein: MQVLPNLRTQQLDEETKSSFDVSLCLEPPSLQAELNRFKEIQKHPQLLLQTLFQMENQKPRQVEDLRLPIKKNEHEAIEIVANKNHNESNSLVCYICGNLLRRSSMYAHLKGHNGCTYACTIDQCSSVYKSKQSLTKHQLVHHLKRTTNSGKNERRISSADQVENGKKSHICVREVFSIKICDFGAYKNTHWWKTGKMSPLLQNISTEMRFKKSLKDLSPRCHILY
- the LOC119085028 gene encoding zinc finger protein 565-like isoform X3, coding for MQVLPNLRTQQLDEETKSSFDVSLCLEPPSLQAELNRFKEIQKHPQLLLQTLFQMENQKPRQIFFKVEDLRLPIKKNEHEAIEIVANKNHNESNSLVCYICGNLLRRSSMYAHLKGHNGCTYACTIDQCSSVYKSKQSLTKHQLVHHLKRTTNSGKNERRISSADQVENGGKPERCRLCYRTFRQKCALRNHSRTCLHAATFSIKPK
- the LOC119085028 gene encoding uncharacterized protein LOC119085028 isoform X1; the protein is MQVLPNLRTQQLDEETKSSFDVSLCLEPPSLQAELNRFKEIQKHPQLLLQTLFQMENQKPRQIFFKVEDLRLPIKKNEHEAIEIVANKNHNESNSLVCYICGNLLRRSSMYAHLKGHNGCTYACTIDQCSSVYKSKQSLTKHQLVHHLKRTTNSGKNERRISSADQVENGKKSHICVREVFSIKICDFGAYKNTHWWKTGKMSPLLQNISTEMRFKKSLKDLSPRCHILY